A DNA window from Aspergillus nidulans FGSC A4 chromosome I contains the following coding sequences:
- a CDS encoding NADP-dependent oxidoreductase (transcript_id=CADANIAT00007613), with translation MSNKQIILHERPTDAIDPSLTSGTFRLRTVPRPDNVPADKVLVRVHYLSLDPAMRQWLSASRSYIAPVKIGAVMRGVSMSRVVAVGKDLASKFQVGDWVSAYTGWQEYAVLGKDDVEKIAIPVGGRPTDVLSVLGLTGLTAYFGMIEIGQPRPGDTVVVSGAAGATGMVAGQIAKIKGAKRVIGLAGTQDKCDFLVKELGFDVAINYKSPNWRKQLKAATPDYINVYFDNVGGEILDACLARAAPFSRFVMCGAISQYNTSKPKGPASYMNVISQRVTMKGFIVFDFAEKYAAAREELSSWLAQGKLARKDHILTGGLESAPKALVDLYAGANTGKMMVEVAPVNETEPRAKL, from the exons ATGTCGAACAAGCAGATCATCCTCCACGAGCGTCCTACAGATGCCATCGATCCATCCCTCACATCCGGCACCTTTCGACTCCGCACCGTCCCCCGACCCGACAATGTTCCCGCCGACAAGGTGCTCGTGCGAGTGCACTACCTTTCGCTCGATCCGGCGATGCGTCAGTGGCTCTCTGCCAGTCGTTCATATATAGCACCTGTGAAGATCGGCGCTGTCATGCGTGGCGTGAGCATGTCTCGAGTGGTTGCTGTAGGCAAGGACCTTGCTTCCAAGTTCCAAGTCGGTGACTGGGTTTCTGCCTACACCGGCTGGCAGGAGTATGCTGTGCTGGGAAAGGACGATGTAGAGAAGATTGCCATCCCGGTGGGTGGCCGACCTACCGACGTGCTCTCCGTCCTTGGCTTGACGGGATTGACGGCATACTTCGGGATGATTGAAATCGGACAGCCTCGTCCCGGAGACACTGTCGTGGTGTCTGGAGCCGCCGGGGCTACTGGTATGGTGGCCGGACAGATCGCTAAAATCAAAGGGGCCAAGCGCGTTATTGGTCTGGCTGGAACTCAGGATAAGTGCGACTTTCTAGTCAAGGAGTTGGGTTTTGATGTGGCTATCAACTATAAGTCCCCTAACTGGCGCAAGCAATTGAAAGCGGCAACACCGGACTATATCAATGTCTATTTTGACAATGTCGGCGGCGAAATCCTCGATGCTTGTCTGGCCCGGGCTGCTCCCTTCTCGCGCTTTGTTATGTGTGGTGCTATCAGTCAGTACAATACCTCGAAGCCAAAGGGGCCAGCTAGCTATATGAATGTGATT TCGCAACGTGTCACTATGAAAGGCTTTATAGTTTTCGATTTCGCCGAAAAGTATGCAGCCGCTCGCGAGGAACTGTCGTCCTGGCTAGCCCAGGGCAAGCTTGCTCGCAAGGATCACATCCTCACTGGTGGACTGGAATCGGCTCCCAAAGCGCTCGTGGATCTATACGCCGGCGCGAATACCGGGAAGATGATGGTTGAAGTGGCTCCCGTCAACGAGACGGAACCACGGGCGAAACTATAG
- a CDS encoding protein fbx2 (transcript_id=CADANIAT00007612), with protein MQSTSSVTDPLSILPPELVLRVLEFATLSTVASLTAVSKAWHQFIDFIHQDAIYSVLSETSHPPEATFSQLFDGVPSYKSLCERQTLLARNWAAQQPVSRECILQIGNDPVWRFRADLKRRFIISTSHGGGLNVTDIDSGQLLWHLPSTLDTDNEHAVRPYAHLEYQDGMVVFDREGDAVEVWQTDVEGAPRGEFRRIAVLDHDCQTRGFQLSYWTLCVVSTQGQGFVYDMTQRPPSLTTHLQIENDAVGHLDQSHDAVIYSMGPRGYHVYNKASGEYLGALNPSQSTEKYHILPPKDDSRSATERLIHSLAGDNSLGPYSGLGPPSTEHLLPIKLEKGPLPPPDDPGHVRNGEDEWGAGMLDGDLFVGVSRAGRVFVCSNWRNAIQSQESLASCSAIIECESDGSTHDLGGWLSVRNHRLMFEVQERVYVVALDDNNRIQDIDHPTRASYSLITCSTPQLTVPVSYMALFDDAIMSIYTVSLGPLA; from the coding sequence ATGCAAAGCACCTCATCAGTGACAGATCCCCTCTCAATCCTCCCCCCAGAGCTGGTACTGCGCGTGTTGGAGTTTGCCACGCTCTCCACTGTCGCTTCTCTAACCGCGGTCTCCAAAGCCTGGCACCAATTCATCGACTTTATCCACCAAGACGCGATCTACTCGGTCCTCTCCGAAACCTCGCACCCTCCCGAAGCTACTTTTTCCCAGTTATTCGATGGTGTTCCGTCGTACAAGAGCCTATGCGAGCGCCAGACACTTCTTGCCCGCAACTGGgcagcccagcagccggTCAGCCGTGAGTGTATATTGCAAATTGGCAATGATCCAGTCTGGCGCTTCCGGGCTGACCTGAAGCGCCGCTTCATTATTTCTACCTCTCACGGCGGTGGCTTGAATGTGACCGACATCGATTCTGGTCAGCTGTTATGGCACCTGCCCTCGACTCTCGACACCGATAACGAGCATGCAGTGCGTCCGTACGCGCATCTCGAATACCAGGATGGGATGGTGGTCTTTGATCGTGAAGGGGATGCCGTGGAAGTATGGCAAACCGACGTAGAAGGCGCACCGCGCGGGGAGTTCCGCCGCATTGCTGTCTTGGATCATGATTGTCAGACAAGAGGGTTTCAACTCTCATACTGGACGCTGTGCGTGGTATCAACGCAGGGCCAGGGCTTTGTATACGATATGACCCAGCGGCCACCCAGTCTGACGACCCACCTCCAAATTGAAAATGACGCGGTTGGCCATTTAGATCAGAGTCATGATGCCGTGATCTACTCCATGGGGCCGCGAGGATATCATGTCTACAATAAGGCGTCTGGTGAATACCTGGGCGCATTGAATCCATCGCAAAGTACGGAAAAATACCATATACTCCCTCCAAAAGACGATTCTCGTTCAGCAACGGAGAGGCTCATCCACAGTCTCGCGGGAGACAACTCACTTGGCCCATATTCAGGTCTTGGACCACCTTCAACGGAGCACCTGTTGCCTATTAAGCTGGAAAAAGGCCCTCTGCCACCGCCGGATGATCCGGGGCATGTGCGGAACGGTGAAGACGAATGGGGTGCAGGTATGCTTGATGGCGACTTGTTTGTCGGCGTTTCTCGAGCTGGTCGAGTCTTTGTCTGTTCGAACTGGCGCAACGCAATCCAAAGCCAGGAGAGTTTGGCGTCTTGCAGTGCCATCATCGAGTGCGAGTCTGACGGGTCAACACATGACCTGGGCGGCTGGCTGTCGGTGCGCAACCACCGGCTGATGTTCGAGGTCCAAGAGCGGGTCTACGTTGTTGCGCTTGATGACAACAACCGTATCCAGGACATTGATCATCCGACCCGCGCATCGTATTCATTAATTACCTGCTCAACCCCGCAGCTGACTGTTCCCGTCAGTTACATGGCTTTGTTTGACGACGCCATAATGAGCATCTACACTGTAAGTCTTGGCCCCCTTGCATAG
- a CDS encoding putative guanine deaminase (transcript_id=CADANIAT00007611): MASVLVFEGAVIHSTDPEHLEILNNATLVVTDGRITAFSKSSETHDAIPRNAQIYRLPPGDFVIPGFVDTHNHAPQWPMRGLGQGLHILDWLNEITFPVEARFADPAYAAMMYEHTVDDFLRQGITTASYYSSRHAEGTKILADICHKKGQRAFVGKCNMDRNAPDYICEKSASESLRETEDCIQHIRGLPGCADADGALVKPVVTPRFAISCSPELLQGLGDIVKRDSTLAVQTHFNEAQQEIDATTELFPQFNGRESDLYESYGLLTSRSILAHCTIMTDYEKERISSLQCGVAHCPIANMTVGGGFMVAPVRDFLRRGIKVGLGTDSGGGWASQMLAVIRQAMIASNAREVSEGMDKALAFEEAFYLATLGGARVLCLDDRIGNFQVGKEFDAVWVTTTTGLKSAMTPREEGDSLRRLFEKYIMTGDDRNVAHVFVKGRRVAGSR, translated from the coding sequence ATGGCTTCAGTCCTTGTATTCGAGGGCGCCGTCATCCACTCTACGGATCCTGAGCACCTTGAGATCCTCAACAATGCTACCCTTGTCGTCACTGACGGCCGCATTACAGCCTTCAGCAAGTCTTCTGAAACCCACGATGCGATTCCTCGAAACGCCCAGATTTACCGCCTGCCACCGGGAGACTTCGTCATTCCCGGCTTCGTCGATACGCACAACCATGCTCCTCAATGGCCAATGCGTGGTCTCGGCCAGGGCCTCCACATCCTGGACTGGCTCAATGAAATCACCTTTCCCGTCGAGGCGCGTTTTGCCGACCCCGCCTACGCTGCGATGATGTATGAACACACTGTCGACGACTTCCTCCGCCAGGGCATCACGACTGCTTCATATTACAGTTCTCGGCATGCCGAGGGGACCAAGATTCTAGCTGATATCTGTCATAAGAAAGGCCAGCGTGCATTTGTCGGTAAATGCAACATGGACCGGAACGCGCCAGACTATATATGCGAAAAAAGCGCGTCGGAATCGCTACGGGAAACGGAAGACTGCATCCAGCACATAAGGGGTCTGCCCGGATGCGCCGATGCTGACGGTGCTCTGGTCAAGCCAGTGGTTACGCCGAGGTTTGCTATTTCCTGCTCGCCGGAGCTTCTCCAGGGTCTTGGCGACATAGTGAAGCGCGATAGTACTCTGGCGGTCCAGACTCATTTCAATGAGGCTCAGCAGGAGATTGATGCCACGACTGAGCTTTTCCCTCAGTTCAATGGTCGCGAATCCGATCTGTACGAAAGCTATGGGCTGTTGACCTCGAGGTCGATCCTTGCGCACTGCACAATTATGACCGATTACGAAAAAGAGAGGATCTCTTCGTTACAGTGCGGCGTGGCACACTGTCCGATCGCCAACATGACTGTAGGCGGAGGCTTCATGGTAGCGCCCGTGCGAGACTTCCTGCGTCGTGGGATCAAGGTCGGCCTAGGAACAGACAGCGGCGGCGGTTGGGCATCGCAGATGCTGGCCGTTATTAGGCAAGCGATGATCGCCTCGAATGCGCGCGAGGTGTCAGAAGGTATGGACAAGGCACTGGCATTCGAAGAGGCGTTCTATCTAGCCACGTTGGGTGGTGCAAGAGTCCTCTGTTTGGATGACCGGATTGGCAACTTCCAGGTTGGCAAGGAGTTTGACGCCGTCTGGGTGACTACGACGACTGGCTTGAAGTCGGCCATGACTCCAAGAGAGGAGGGGGATTCGCTCAGGAGGCTGTTTGAGAAGTACATCATGACCGGCGACGATCGGAACGTAGCACATGTGTTTGTGAAAGGCAGACGAGTGGCGGGGAGTAGATGA
- a CDS encoding uncharacterized protein (transcript_id=CADANIAT00007610), producing MATPQADKQAVSKAAGQSLVIEEGPLMAPGPNEILVKVEACGVCFSDVFAQNNVMGGGFPIAPGHEIVGRVADRKGSCKACRKDWYQMCDSQVINGVTKDGGYAEYCLLNPEAAVRVPAHLSAAKYVPIPCAGVSVSNSIHHMKVPVGETVAIQGLGGLGHLAIQYTNKMGFRPLGGGDEAALGGFGSPWKVVDSICLNTALRFSSGHAATPQTQKRRLPLRSCKDRLSGGRVPSSQSKRGIRINVEEDSQVPGCHYDGMIQHYGHGNEEV from the exons ATGGCAACACCTCAAGCCGACAAGCAAGCCGTCTCCAAGGCCGCCGGCCAGTCACTGGTGATTGAAGAAGGCCCTCTCATGGCACCGGGCCCCAACGAGATCCTCGTCAAGGTGGAAGCATGCGGTGTTTGCTTCTCAGATGTCTTCGCGCAGAACAACGTGATGGGTGGGGGCTT TCCCATCGCGCCTGGCCATGAGATTGTTGGCCGAGTAGCAGAC AGAAAAGGGTCATGCAAAGCTTGCCGCAAGGACTGGTATCAGATGTGCGACTCGCAGGTCATCAACGGCGTGACGAAGGATGGTGGTT ACGCAGAGTATTGCCTCCTAAACCCAGAAGCCGCTGTCCGTGTTCCAGCGCATCTCTCAGCCGCCAAATACGTGCCTATCCCCTGCGCCGGTGTCTCGGTCTCTAACTCAATTCACCACATGAAAGTCCCCGTCGGCGAAACCGTAGCAATTCAAGGTCTTGGCGGACTAGGCCACCTCGCCATTCAGTACACGAATAAGATGGGCTTCCG CCCCCTCGGCGGAGGTGATGAAGCCGCTCTTGGAGGGTTTGGGAGTCCTTGGAAAGTCGTTGATTCTATCTG CTTAAATACGGCGCTTCGGTTCAGTTCTGGCCATGCGGCCACGCCGCAGACTCAAAAGAGGCGATTGCCTTTACGGAGCTGCAAGGATCGACTGTCTGGTGGAAGAGTTCCCTCTAGCCAAAGCAAACGAGGCATTCG GATCAATGTTGAAGAGGACAGTCAGGTTCCGGGCTGTCATTACGATGGAATGATTCAACATTACGGACACGGTAACGAAGAAGTGTAG